The Arachis hypogaea cultivar Tifrunner chromosome 16, arahy.Tifrunner.gnm2.J5K5, whole genome shotgun sequence genome contains a region encoding:
- the LOC112697451 gene encoding uncharacterized protein yields MFAASDAEKCKGRKTTEFWNVELIDSDGMVKDAKMSVREAMERSLNGSKIILRFNDELQRVGDGAGMLSGILGVLGSDYNKFPICEKSWAKVQGKDMVYNDCIKEIFRFQEDSGGRIKKTFLQQMGKLYDRHYKPTRTLEQNLHNCPAEILREHWRWFIDYHNDPARKAKCKQNALYRKKQLYMHTGGSKNLARAREAESQKQGRRVGKGEV; encoded by the exons ATGTTTGCTGCTTCTGATGCTGAAAAGTGCAAAGGACGAAAGACTACTGAGTTTTGGAATGTTGAACTCATTG ATTCAGATGGAATGGTCAAGGATGCTAAAATGAGTGTGAGGGAGGCTATGGAACGGTCTCTTAATGGGAGCAAGATCATATTGAGGTTCAACGACGAGCTTCAACGAGTCGGAGATGGAGCTGGAATGTTGAGTGGCATTCTAGGAGTGCTGGGTTCTGATTACAACAAATTTCCTATCTGTGAGAAGAGTTGGGCAAAGGTGCAGGGCAAAGACATGGTTTATAATGATTGCATAAAG GAGATATTCCGCTTTCAGGAAGATAGCGGTGGTAGAATCAAGAAAACATTTTTGCAACAGATGGGGAAGCTGTATGATAGGCATTACAAACCAACAAGGACACTTGAGCAGAATCTTCACAACTGCCCGGCGGAAATTCTTAGAgagcattggaggtggttcattgaTTATCATAATGATCCTGCAAGAAAG GCAAAGTGCAAACAGAATGCGCTGTATCGAAAGAAGCAGCTTTACATGCACACTGGCGGTTCCAAAAACTTGGCTAGGGCAAGAGAAGCAGAG TCACAAAAACAAGGGAGGAGGGTTGGTAAGGGAGAAGTATAG